In Streptomyces sp. NBC_00091, the following proteins share a genomic window:
- the dxr gene encoding 1-deoxy-D-xylulose-5-phosphate reductoisomerase, producing MGGMSDSPAPLADPHLLFDAAAGRRDIVILGSTGSIGTQAIDLALRNPDRFRVTALSAAGGRVALLAEQARQLRVKTVAVAREDAVPALKEALSEQYGAAEPLPEILAGPDAATELAASECHTVLNGITGSIGLAPTLAALRAGRTLALANKESLIVGGPLVKALAKPGQIIPVDSEHAALFQALAAGTRADVRKLVVTASGGPFRGRTRAELASVTVQDALAHPTWAMGPVITVNSATLVNKGLEVIEAHLLYDIPFDRIEVVVHPQSYVHSMVEFTDGSTLAQATPPDMRGPIAIGLGWPVRVPDAAPAFDWTKASTWEFFPLDTEAFPSVGLARHVGTLGGTAPAVFNAANEECVEAFLAGRLPFTAIMDTVSAVVDEHGTPESGTSLTVADVLEAETWARARARETAARAAVEASA from the coding sequence ATGGGGGGCATGAGCGACAGTCCAGCCCCCCTCGCCGACCCGCACCTCCTCTTCGACGCCGCGGCCGGCCGCCGGGACATCGTCATCCTCGGGTCGACCGGGTCCATCGGCACCCAGGCCATCGACCTCGCCCTGCGCAACCCGGACCGGTTCCGGGTCACGGCGCTGTCCGCCGCCGGCGGGCGGGTCGCCCTGCTGGCCGAACAGGCCAGGCAGCTGCGGGTCAAGACGGTGGCCGTCGCCCGCGAGGACGCCGTACCGGCCCTCAAGGAGGCGCTGAGCGAGCAGTACGGCGCCGCCGAGCCGCTGCCCGAGATCCTGGCCGGGCCCGACGCGGCGACCGAGCTGGCGGCCTCCGAGTGCCACACCGTCCTGAACGGCATCACCGGCTCCATCGGCCTCGCCCCCACCCTCGCGGCGCTGCGGGCGGGCCGCACCCTGGCCCTGGCCAACAAGGAGTCGCTGATCGTCGGCGGCCCCCTGGTCAAGGCTCTCGCGAAGCCCGGCCAGATCATCCCCGTGGACTCCGAGCACGCGGCCCTCTTCCAGGCCCTCGCCGCCGGCACCCGGGCCGACGTGCGCAAGCTCGTGGTCACCGCCTCCGGCGGCCCCTTCCGCGGCCGCACCCGCGCGGAGCTGGCCTCGGTGACCGTCCAGGACGCCCTCGCGCACCCCACCTGGGCCATGGGCCCGGTCATCACGGTCAACAGCGCCACGCTGGTCAACAAGGGGCTGGAGGTCATCGAGGCACACCTGCTCTACGACATCCCCTTCGACCGCATCGAGGTCGTGGTCCACCCGCAGTCCTACGTGCACTCGATGGTCGAGTTCACGGACGGCTCCACCCTCGCCCAGGCCACCCCGCCGGACATGCGCGGCCCCATCGCGATCGGCCTCGGCTGGCCCGTGCGGGTCCCGGACGCGGCCCCCGCCTTCGACTGGACCAAGGCGTCCACCTGGGAGTTCTTCCCGCTGGACACCGAGGCCTTCCCGTCGGTCGGCCTGGCCCGGCACGTCGGTACCCTGGGCGGCACCGCGCCCGCCGTGTTCAATGCGGCGAACGAGGAGTGCGTGGAGGCCTTCCTGGCCGGTCGGCTGCCGTTCACAGCAATCATGGATACCGTCTCTGCCGTGGTCGACGAGCACGGAACACCGGAGTCGGGAACTTCCCTGACCGTGGCGGACGTCCTCGAAGCGGAGACCTGGGCCAGGGCCCGGGCACGGGAGACGGCGGCGCGGGCCGCAGTGGAGGCGAGCGCATGA
- a CDS encoding acyl-CoA dehydrogenase family protein, translating to MSATRPVQPKVTEREARQVAEAAREQDWRKPSFAKELFLGRFRLDLIHPHPHPADEDVRRGEAFLARLREFCETEIDGQRIEREARIPDETVRGLKELGALGMKIGTEYGGLGLTQVYYNKALALVGSVSPAIGALLSAHQSIGVPQPLKMFGTKEQQDAYLPRCATTAISAFLLTEPDVGSDPARLATTAVPDPGDDDTYVLDGVKLWTTNGVVADLLVVMARVPKSENHRGGITAFVVEADSPGITVEHRNAFMGLRGLENGVTRFHRVRVPAAQRIGAEGAGLKIALTTLNTGRLSLPAMCVGAGKWCLKIAREWSGVREQWGRPVARHEAVGAKISFIAATTFALEAVVDLASQMADEDRNDIRIEAALAKLYGSEMACLMADELVQIRGGRGFETAESLAARGERAVPAEQMLRDLRINRIFEGSTEIMHLLIAREAVDAHLSVAGDLIDPEKDLGDKARAGARAAGFYARWLPKLATGPGQVPGTYREFHPAGHPDLATHLRYVERGARKLARTTFLAMARWQGRMETKQNFLGRIVDIGAELFAMSAACVRAEHLRASGDHGREAYQLADAFCRQSRLRVEELFGRLWSNTDDLDRKVVEGVLGGTYTWLEEGVLDPSGDGPWIADAAPGPSTHKNVHRPLR from the coding sequence ATGTCGGCAACACGGCCCGTACAGCCCAAGGTGACCGAGCGCGAGGCACGGCAGGTCGCGGAAGCGGCCCGCGAGCAGGACTGGCGCAAGCCCAGCTTCGCCAAGGAGCTCTTCCTCGGGCGCTTCCGGCTCGACCTGATCCATCCCCACCCGCACCCCGCCGACGAGGACGTCCGGCGCGGCGAGGCCTTCCTGGCCCGGCTGCGGGAGTTCTGCGAGACCGAGATCGACGGGCAGCGCATCGAGCGCGAGGCCCGGATCCCCGACGAGACGGTGCGCGGGCTCAAGGAGCTCGGCGCCCTCGGCATGAAGATCGGCACCGAGTACGGCGGCCTGGGCCTCACCCAGGTCTACTACAACAAGGCGCTCGCCCTCGTCGGCTCCGTCAGCCCGGCCATCGGCGCCCTGCTCTCCGCCCACCAGTCGATCGGCGTACCGCAGCCGCTGAAGATGTTCGGCACCAAGGAGCAGCAGGACGCCTACCTGCCGCGCTGCGCCACCACCGCGATCAGCGCCTTCCTGCTCACCGAGCCGGACGTGGGCTCCGACCCGGCGCGGCTGGCCACCACCGCCGTGCCCGACCCCGGGGACGACGACACGTACGTCCTCGACGGGGTGAAGCTCTGGACCACCAACGGGGTGGTGGCCGACCTCCTCGTGGTCATGGCCCGGGTCCCCAAGAGCGAGAACCACCGCGGCGGGATCACCGCCTTCGTCGTCGAGGCCGACTCGCCGGGGATCACCGTCGAGCACCGCAACGCCTTCATGGGCCTGCGCGGCCTGGAGAACGGCGTCACCCGCTTCCACCGGGTCCGGGTGCCCGCCGCCCAGCGGATCGGCGCCGAGGGGGCCGGGCTCAAGATCGCGCTGACCACCCTCAACACCGGACGGCTGTCCCTGCCCGCCATGTGCGTCGGCGCCGGCAAGTGGTGCCTGAAGATCGCCCGCGAATGGTCCGGCGTACGCGAGCAGTGGGGCCGCCCGGTCGCCCGGCACGAGGCCGTCGGGGCGAAGATCTCCTTCATCGCGGCCACCACCTTCGCCCTGGAGGCGGTGGTGGACCTGGCCTCCCAGATGGCCGACGAAGACCGCAACGACATCCGCATCGAGGCCGCCCTCGCCAAGCTCTACGGCTCCGAGATGGCCTGCCTGATGGCCGACGAACTGGTCCAGATCCGCGGCGGACGCGGCTTCGAGACCGCCGAGTCCCTGGCCGCGCGCGGGGAGCGGGCCGTACCGGCCGAGCAGATGCTCCGCGACCTGCGCATCAACCGGATCTTCGAGGGCTCCACCGAGATCATGCACCTGCTGATCGCCCGCGAGGCCGTCGACGCCCACCTGTCCGTCGCCGGGGACCTCATCGACCCCGAGAAGGACCTGGGCGACAAGGCCAGGGCCGGCGCCCGCGCGGCCGGCTTCTACGCCCGCTGGCTGCCCAAGCTCGCCACCGGCCCCGGCCAGGTGCCCGGCACCTACCGGGAGTTCCACCCGGCCGGCCACCCCGACCTCGCCACCCACCTGCGCTACGTGGAGCGCGGCGCCCGCAAACTCGCCCGTACGACGTTCCTGGCCATGGCCCGCTGGCAGGGCCGCATGGAGACCAAGCAGAACTTCCTCGGCCGGATCGTGGACATCGGCGCCGAGCTCTTCGCCATGAGCGCCGCCTGCGTGCGCGCCGAGCACCTGCGCGCGAGCGGCGACCACGGCCGTGAGGCCTACCAGCTCGCCGACGCCTTCTGCCGGCAGTCCCGGCTGCGCGTCGAGGAGCTCTTCGGCCGCCTCTGGTCCAACACCGACGACCTCGACCGCAAGGTCGTCGAAGGGGTCCTCGGCGGCACCTACACCTGGCTGGAGGAGGGCGTCCTCGACCCCTCGGGCGACGGCCCGTGGATCGCGGACGCCGCCCCCGGCCCCTCCACCCACAAAAACGTTCACCGTCCCCTGCGCTGA
- a CDS encoding type II toxin-antitoxin system PemK/MazF family toxin, with protein sequence MSPGTALRGEVWVCALPQPVGPHPVVVLTVNRIAEPLASVTVALITGTSGPQVTHVPIGPDAGLTKYDESYVNCADLHTVAKSRLRRKLGLLAPGELHRVEDSVRLILGLQR encoded by the coding sequence GTGAGCCCTGGTACGGCGCTGCGTGGCGAAGTGTGGGTCTGCGCGCTGCCCCAGCCGGTGGGGCCCCATCCGGTGGTCGTCCTCACGGTCAACCGGATCGCGGAACCGCTTGCTTCCGTCACGGTCGCGCTGATCACCGGCACGTCCGGTCCGCAGGTCACCCATGTGCCCATCGGGCCTGACGCGGGACTGACGAAGTACGACGAGTCGTACGTGAACTGTGCGGACCTTCACACGGTGGCGAAGTCGCGGTTGCGGAGGAAGCTCGGGCTGCTGGCCCCCGGTGAGCTGCACCGTGTGGAGGATTCCGTCCGCTTGATCCTCGGTCTGCAGCGCTGA
- a CDS encoding aldehyde dehydrogenase, protein MSSHTAIQAPALVRDRLFIGGDMVESDTDDLIEVISPATEEKVGSAPSSTPADVARAVRAARAAFDDGTWPGMSPQERADALEPFADYLRSRIPQIAWLITEEMGSPISFSNQLQGPVPVMLLDYFRGLAATFPFEEDRAGLTGPARILREPVGVVGQIVPWNVPLILTMVNLAPALLAGCTVVLKPAPETPLDAYLLAEAAMEAHLPPGVLNIVPADRVSSEALVRHPLVDKISFTGSSATGRRVAALCGEQFKRVTLECGGKSPAIILEDADVDSVVPALMPFAIMMSGQQCLAQTRILAHRSRYRQVVDVISQAAAELTVGDPHDPATEVGPLVAERQRRRVEEYIASGRQEGATITVGGGRPSSLPRGWYVEPTIFADVESGMRIAQDEIFGPVLVVIPFDDDNDAVRIANDSKYGLSGSVWSSDEDRAMQIARQVRTGTLTINGYRIEFAAPFGGYKESGIGREFGPEGLSSFLEYKTINLPNGTAH, encoded by the coding sequence ATGTCTTCCCACACAGCCATCCAAGCCCCGGCCCTAGTCCGGGACCGGCTCTTCATCGGCGGCGACATGGTCGAGTCGGATACTGACGACCTGATCGAGGTCATCTCTCCGGCCACCGAGGAGAAGGTCGGTTCGGCTCCTTCCTCGACGCCCGCGGACGTTGCCCGGGCTGTCCGCGCGGCCCGTGCCGCCTTCGATGACGGAACGTGGCCGGGCATGTCGCCTCAGGAACGCGCGGACGCGCTTGAGCCATTCGCCGACTATCTCCGGTCGCGCATCCCGCAGATCGCTTGGCTCATCACCGAGGAAATGGGCTCGCCGATCAGCTTCTCCAATCAGCTCCAGGGACCCGTTCCCGTGATGCTCCTCGACTACTTCCGAGGGCTTGCCGCGACCTTCCCGTTCGAGGAGGACCGGGCAGGGCTTACCGGACCGGCTCGGATACTTCGGGAGCCGGTGGGCGTCGTCGGGCAGATCGTGCCGTGGAACGTCCCGCTCATCCTCACGATGGTGAACCTGGCCCCGGCTCTGCTGGCCGGCTGCACCGTGGTGCTCAAGCCGGCGCCCGAGACGCCGCTCGACGCGTACCTGCTCGCCGAAGCCGCGATGGAAGCGCACCTGCCTCCGGGCGTGCTGAACATCGTGCCGGCGGACCGGGTGAGCAGTGAGGCACTGGTGCGCCATCCACTGGTCGACAAGATCAGCTTTACCGGCAGCTCTGCCACGGGACGACGGGTCGCCGCCCTCTGCGGCGAGCAGTTCAAGCGGGTCACCCTTGAGTGTGGAGGGAAGTCGCCCGCCATCATCCTCGAGGACGCCGACGTCGACAGCGTCGTGCCGGCCCTCATGCCGTTCGCGATCATGATGTCCGGCCAGCAGTGCCTGGCGCAGACGCGGATCCTCGCTCATCGCAGCCGCTACCGGCAGGTCGTCGACGTGATTTCCCAAGCAGCTGCCGAGCTGACGGTTGGTGATCCGCACGATCCCGCCACCGAGGTCGGCCCTCTGGTTGCGGAACGCCAGCGGCGGCGGGTCGAGGAGTACATCGCCAGTGGGCGGCAGGAGGGTGCGACGATCACTGTGGGCGGCGGCCGACCCTCGAGCTTGCCGAGGGGCTGGTACGTCGAACCGACGATCTTCGCCGACGTAGAGAGCGGCATGCGCATCGCACAGGACGAGATCTTCGGCCCCGTGCTCGTCGTGATCCCGTTCGACGACGACAACGACGCCGTCCGCATCGCCAACGACTCGAAGTACGGCCTGTCCGGAAGCGTGTGGAGCAGTGACGAGGACCGCGCCATGCAGATCGCCCGCCAAGTGCGCACGGGAACCCTGACGATCAACGGGTACCGGATCGAGTTCGCCGCCCCCTTCGGCGGCTACAAGGAATCGGGCATCGGACGCGAGTTCGGGCCCGAGGGGCTCAGCTCCTTCCTCGAGTACAAGACGATCAACCTCCCCAACGGAACCGCCCACTGA
- a CDS encoding aldehyde dehydrogenase family protein, producing the protein MTSTHAFWLAGRQATGEDSFDVHNPWDGRLVGTVSVPTDAQVEEAVAAAYAVTAEFSATPAHVRAAALDHVSKRLAERTEEIAQVISAENGKPVKWARGEVGRAVSVFRFAAEEARRFNGGEAQRLDTDAGGVGRLALTRRFVKGPVLGIAPFNFPLNLCAHKVAPAIAVGAPIILKPAPATPLSGLILGELLAETDLPAGSWSVLPVANDKMPALVKDDRLPVISFTGSDTVGYAIQQSVPHKHCTLELGGNAAAVVLADWSSEADLDWAATRIATFSNYQAGQSCISVQRVIADASVYDRLAEKVVAKVQAQVTGDPSDDATDVGPLVSEDAAKRVESWVDEAVSAGAKLLTGGKRDGATVEPTVLADVPAGVKLATEEVFGPVLTLTKVENTDEAFAAVNESKFGLQTGVFTRDVQVAFRAHRELEVGGVIIGDAPSYRADQMPYGGVKQSGVGREGVRYAMDDYTYERVLVLTGLDI; encoded by the coding sequence ATGACTTCCACCCACGCCTTCTGGCTCGCCGGCCGCCAGGCCACCGGCGAGGACAGCTTCGACGTCCACAACCCGTGGGACGGCCGGCTGGTCGGCACCGTCAGCGTGCCCACCGACGCCCAGGTCGAAGAGGCCGTGGCCGCGGCGTACGCCGTGACGGCGGAGTTCTCCGCGACCCCGGCCCACGTCCGGGCCGCCGCCCTGGACCACGTGTCCAAGCGGCTCGCCGAGCGCACCGAGGAGATCGCCCAGGTGATCTCCGCCGAGAACGGCAAGCCCGTCAAGTGGGCCCGCGGTGAGGTCGGCCGTGCGGTGTCCGTGTTCCGCTTCGCCGCCGAAGAGGCCCGCCGCTTCAACGGCGGAGAGGCCCAGCGCCTGGACACCGACGCCGGTGGCGTCGGCCGCCTGGCCCTGACCCGCCGCTTCGTCAAGGGCCCGGTCCTCGGCATCGCGCCGTTCAACTTCCCGCTGAACCTGTGCGCCCACAAGGTGGCCCCGGCCATCGCCGTCGGCGCGCCGATCATCCTGAAGCCGGCCCCCGCCACCCCGCTCTCCGGCCTGATCCTCGGCGAGCTGCTGGCCGAGACCGACCTGCCGGCCGGTTCCTGGTCCGTGCTGCCCGTCGCCAACGACAAGATGCCGGCCCTGGTCAAGGACGACCGCCTGCCCGTCATCTCCTTCACCGGCTCCGACACCGTCGGCTACGCCATCCAGCAGTCGGTGCCCCACAAGCACTGCACCCTGGAGCTCGGCGGCAACGCCGCGGCCGTGGTCCTCGCCGACTGGTCCTCCGAGGCCGACCTCGACTGGGCCGCGACCCGTATCGCGACCTTCTCGAACTACCAGGCCGGCCAGTCCTGCATCTCCGTGCAGCGCGTGATCGCCGACGCCTCCGTCTACGACCGCCTCGCCGAGAAGGTCGTCGCGAAGGTCCAGGCCCAGGTCACCGGCGACCCGTCCGACGACGCCACCGACGTCGGCCCCCTGGTCTCCGAGGACGCCGCCAAGCGCGTCGAGTCCTGGGTGGACGAGGCGGTCTCCGCCGGCGCGAAGCTGCTCACGGGCGGCAAGCGCGACGGCGCCACGGTCGAGCCCACCGTCCTCGCGGACGTCCCGGCCGGCGTGAAGCTCGCCACCGAGGAGGTCTTCGGCCCGGTCCTGACCCTGACGAAGGTCGAGAACACCGACGAGGCCTTCGCCGCCGTCAACGAGTCGAAGTTCGGCCTGCAGACCGGCGTCTTCACCCGCGACGTCCAGGTCGCCTTCCGCGCCCACCGCGAGCTCGAGGTCGGCGGTGTGATCATCGGCGACGCTCCCTCGTACCGCGCCGACCAGATGCCGTACGGCGGCGTCAAGCAGTCCGGCGTGGGCCGCGAGGGCGTCCGCTACGCGATGGACGACTACACGTACGAGCGCGTCCTGGTCCTCACGGGCCTCGACATCTGA
- a CDS encoding PucR family transcriptional regulator — protein sequence MPLTLASLVQHSALKLTVRAGEGRLETPVRWAHVSELADPVPYMEGGELLLVTAMKLDAEDPEEMRRYVRRLAAAGVVGIGFAVGVNYEAIPDALLQAAREEDLPLLEVPRRTPFLAISKAVSAALAADQYRAVTAGFEAQRELTRAALSSDGPGDLLAKLAAHVHGWAALYDTSGAVVAAAPEWAARRAARLTPDVERLRERPAPASAVVGGSEDRVELQSLGTGRRARGALAVGTGAPLGTAERYAVHSAVALLTLTTERSRSLHDAESRLGAAVLRMLLEGEPGHARAVAGDLYGALLEAPFRIIVAEPALPGTAQPEGLAMLADTVESAAARSGEALLVVPEPGRLVVLAADGGSAVQACADHAEALESRRGREAAGPEPDELVVGLSAPAGPEGVAAAFKQADQSLAVARRRGRPLVEHEDLAAGSVLPLLADDAVRAFAEGTLRALREHDATGRGDLVASLLAWLSRHGQWDAAAADLGVHRHTLRYRMKRVEEILGRSLDDPDVRMELWLALKASPPAHS from the coding sequence ATGCCGCTCACCCTTGCCTCGCTCGTCCAGCACTCGGCGCTGAAACTCACCGTCCGGGCCGGGGAGGGCCGCCTCGAGACCCCCGTGCGCTGGGCCCACGTCAGCGAGCTCGCCGACCCCGTGCCGTACATGGAGGGCGGCGAGCTGCTGCTCGTCACCGCGATGAAGCTGGACGCCGAGGACCCGGAGGAGATGCGGCGCTACGTACGGCGCCTCGCGGCCGCCGGGGTCGTCGGCATCGGCTTCGCCGTCGGGGTCAACTACGAGGCCATCCCCGACGCGCTGCTCCAGGCCGCCCGCGAGGAGGACCTGCCGCTGCTGGAGGTGCCCCGGCGCACCCCGTTCCTCGCCATCAGCAAGGCCGTCTCGGCAGCCCTCGCGGCCGACCAGTACCGGGCCGTGACCGCGGGCTTCGAGGCGCAGCGGGAGCTGACCCGGGCCGCGCTCTCCTCCGACGGCCCCGGCGACCTGCTGGCGAAGCTGGCGGCCCACGTGCACGGCTGGGCCGCGCTGTACGACACCTCCGGCGCCGTCGTCGCCGCCGCCCCCGAGTGGGCCGCCCGGCGGGCCGCGCGGCTCACCCCCGACGTGGAGCGGCTGCGCGAGCGGCCCGCGCCCGCGAGCGCGGTGGTGGGCGGCTCCGAGGACCGGGTCGAACTCCAGTCCCTCGGCACCGGGCGGCGGGCCCGGGGCGCGCTCGCCGTGGGTACGGGCGCCCCGCTGGGCACCGCCGAGCGGTACGCGGTGCACTCCGCCGTCGCCCTGCTGACCCTGACCACCGAGCGCTCCCGGTCGCTGCACGACGCGGAGTCCCGGCTCGGCGCGGCCGTGCTGCGGATGCTGCTGGAGGGGGAGCCCGGGCACGCGCGGGCCGTGGCCGGGGACCTGTACGGAGCCCTGCTGGAGGCGCCGTTCCGCATCATCGTCGCGGAGCCGGCGCTGCCGGGGACCGCGCAGCCGGAGGGGCTGGCGATGCTGGCCGACACGGTGGAATCGGCGGCGGCGCGGAGCGGGGAGGCGCTGCTGGTGGTCCCGGAGCCGGGACGGCTCGTGGTCCTGGCCGCCGACGGGGGCTCGGCGGTGCAGGCGTGCGCGGACCACGCGGAGGCCCTGGAGTCCCGGCGCGGCCGGGAGGCGGCCGGGCCGGAGCCGGACGAGCTGGTGGTCGGACTGTCGGCGCCGGCCGGCCCGGAGGGGGTGGCGGCGGCCTTCAAGCAGGCCGACCAGTCCCTGGCCGTGGCCCGGCGCCGGGGGCGGCCGCTGGTCGAGCACGAGGACCTCGCGGCCGGGTCGGTCCTGCCGCTGCTCGCCGACGACGCGGTACGGGCCTTCGCGGAGGGCACGCTGAGGGCTCTGCGGGAGCACGACGCGACCGGCCGCGGTGACCTGGTCGCCTCGCTCCTGGCCTGGCTCTCGCGCCACGGCCAGTGGGACGCCGCCGCCGCCGACCTCGGCGTGCACCGGCACACCCTGCGCTACCGCATGAAGCGCGTCGAGGAGATCCTCGGCCGCTCCCTCGACGACCCGGACGTCCGCATGGAACTCTGGCTGGCCCTGAAAGCCAGCCCGCCCGCGCATTCCTGA
- a CDS encoding ATP/GTP-binding protein: MNTEGTHDGQSTREGHVPRPAGPPAVPPRPSHAPDAGGDGQGPSLVQWLHTARPAADPGVWRYGYTSRPDMEPTRTDDRSLVVGAAISFLACVLVWSLMRNSYIPFWDVPLKLFTPDSWWAANGEPVVRQGGMRAKPIYELLFVAGLLYGFGRLGSWGAAWNRLIVARGAGIQALAVVPLAYVTLLLIDNHQLPIRQLVESFLSFEDDPQANRALIDTTRTVIDAVVVLAFAWLGGGRLLRRLVAPGSRPKANTVPADRNRTRPQPSETPAVDLADWPEVRAAGMGETAERLAGEVGAGRMNDVDYARIRRAWESVRADPTRLRAFDAAVRDKGAGACVHPSGDRDLPVRAARHDLLARQVLLGTVEDGERNPYARRGTGLALDPGVLGTSLLAVGPSGTGKTARLVRPVVESLALQALAGQAAVIAVGAAGSQLGPDSAYDIVVRVGDPASVHDLDLYGGTADADEAATLLAEAFVGDVPGGDVRRAATTLAQLIGPFREAYGRFPAVPELRELLDGVPSALTALRQALEGTGRQAMLRELDARLRQQGAPGDPGPALADRIALLDRPAFAGFFDVGAFDAGAVGSERRGRPFSLRALGHPVRVRVDLPERAHADASRMLARLLLAQFNASAAARADRSLFAFLALDDASHTLTPETVRGVQRLRSANAGVLLTLRTLDDVPEALRTPLLGAVGCRMAFSGVTTWDGQRFAEAWGTEWVETRDVTHRTVFADQPLTRAIHAFRKLVTGKAVTTDAVTVRQVERERWSASELAHAVPPGCAVLSLTSVRGERAAPLLLRLSGTG, encoded by the coding sequence ATGAACACCGAGGGCACGCATGACGGACAGTCGACCCGCGAGGGTCACGTCCCCCGGCCGGCGGGCCCGCCGGCCGTCCCCCCGAGGCCGTCCCATGCGCCGGACGCGGGCGGTGACGGGCAGGGGCCGTCACTCGTCCAATGGCTGCACACCGCCCGTCCGGCCGCTGATCCGGGGGTGTGGCGCTACGGCTACACCTCGCGTCCCGACATGGAGCCGACGCGGACCGACGACCGGTCCCTCGTCGTCGGAGCCGCCATTTCGTTTCTGGCCTGTGTGCTCGTCTGGTCGCTCATGCGCAACTCCTACATCCCCTTCTGGGACGTGCCGCTGAAGTTGTTCACGCCGGACAGCTGGTGGGCTGCGAACGGCGAGCCCGTGGTGCGGCAGGGCGGAATGCGAGCCAAGCCCATCTACGAACTGCTCTTCGTCGCGGGCCTGCTCTACGGATTCGGCCGCCTCGGGAGCTGGGGCGCGGCCTGGAACCGCCTGATCGTCGCGCGCGGTGCCGGGATCCAGGCCCTCGCGGTCGTACCGCTCGCCTACGTGACCTTGTTGCTCATCGACAACCACCAGCTGCCGATCCGGCAGCTGGTGGAGTCCTTCCTCTCCTTCGAGGATGACCCGCAGGCCAATCGCGCACTCATCGACACCACCAGGACGGTGATCGACGCGGTGGTGGTCCTCGCGTTCGCCTGGCTCGGCGGCGGTCGACTGCTCCGTCGCCTCGTCGCCCCGGGCTCCCGCCCCAAGGCGAACACCGTCCCCGCGGACAGGAACCGCACGCGTCCGCAGCCATCCGAGACCCCGGCGGTCGATCTCGCCGACTGGCCCGAGGTGCGGGCCGCCGGGATGGGGGAGACTGCCGAGCGGCTCGCGGGGGAGGTCGGGGCCGGCCGGATGAACGACGTGGACTACGCGCGCATCCGGCGGGCCTGGGAGTCCGTCCGGGCCGACCCCACCCGGCTGCGGGCCTTCGACGCCGCCGTACGCGACAAGGGCGCCGGCGCCTGCGTCCACCCCTCCGGCGACCGGGACCTGCCGGTCCGGGCCGCCCGGCACGACCTGCTGGCCCGGCAGGTGCTGCTCGGCACCGTCGAGGACGGGGAACGCAACCCCTACGCCCGCCGGGGCACCGGGCTCGCCCTCGACCCCGGGGTACTCGGAACCTCCCTGCTGGCCGTCGGACCCTCCGGCACCGGGAAGACCGCCCGCCTCGTACGGCCCGTCGTCGAATCGCTCGCGCTCCAGGCGCTGGCCGGGCAGGCCGCCGTCATCGCCGTCGGCGCGGCCGGCTCCCAGCTCGGCCCCGACAGCGCCTACGACATCGTGGTCCGCGTCGGCGACCCCGCCTCCGTCCACGACCTCGACCTCTACGGCGGCACCGCCGACGCCGACGAGGCCGCCACCCTCCTCGCCGAGGCCTTCGTCGGAGACGTCCCCGGAGGCGACGTACGCCGGGCCGCGACCACCCTCGCCCAGCTGATCGGCCCCTTCCGCGAGGCGTACGGCCGCTTCCCCGCCGTACCCGAACTGCGCGAACTGCTCGACGGGGTGCCCTCCGCCCTCACCGCGCTCCGCCAGGCACTGGAGGGCACCGGGCGCCAGGCCATGCTCCGCGAACTCGACGCCCGCCTGCGCCAGCAAGGGGCCCCCGGGGACCCCGGCCCGGCCCTCGCCGACCGCATCGCCCTGCTGGACCGGCCCGCCTTCGCCGGGTTCTTTGACGTCGGGGCCTTCGACGCCGGCGCCGTCGGCTCCGAGCGGCGCGGGCGGCCCTTCTCGCTGCGCGCCCTCGGACACCCCGTCCGGGTCCGCGTCGACCTCCCCGAGCGCGCGCACGCCGACGCCTCCCGGATGCTGGCCCGGCTGCTCCTCGCCCAGTTCAACGCCTCCGCCGCCGCCCGCGCCGACCGCTCGCTCTTCGCCTTCCTCGCCCTCGACGACGCCTCGCACACCCTCACCCCGGAGACCGTCCGCGGCGTGCAGCGGCTGCGCTCGGCGAACGCCGGCGTCCTGCTGACCCTGCGCACCCTGGACGACGTACCGGAGGCCCTGCGGACGCCGCTGCTCGGCGCGGTCGGCTGCCGGATGGCCTTCTCCGGGGTCACCACCTGGGACGGGCAGCGCTTCGCCGAGGCCTGGGGCACCGAATGGGTCGAGACCCGGGACGTCACCCACCGGACCGTCTTCGCCGACCAGCCGCTGACCCGGGCCATCCACGCCTTCCGCAAGCTGGTCACCGGCAAGGCCGTGACCACCGACGCCGTCACCGTGCGCCAGGTGGAGCGCGAGCGCTGGTCCGCCTCCGAGCTGGCGCACGCCGTGCCGCCCGGGTGCGCGGTGCTCTCCCTGACCTCCGTCCGGGGGGAACGGGCCGCGCCGCTGCTGCTCCGGCTGTCGGGAACCGGCTGA